One Branchiostoma lanceolatum isolate klBraLanc5 chromosome 18, klBraLanc5.hap2, whole genome shotgun sequence DNA window includes the following coding sequences:
- the LOC136423848 gene encoding squalene synthase-like isoform X1 codes for MDLMRSALAGHPEEIYSLLKFKLGGCETVQTKCHYDQMCPSMRTCYQYLNQTSRSFAAVTQALDGDLRDAVCIFYLVLRALDTVEDDMTIPLDTKLDMLHNFYTYLQDPAWRFMDSNEKDKMVLEDFPTISQEFRKLKPLYQEVISDICRRMGAGMAEFVQRSDVDTLADWDKYCHYVAGLVGIGLSRLFSGSEFEDQLVGEDTDLANSMGLFLQKTNIIRDYLEDQVDGREFWPRQVWSKYAKKLSDFRQSEMSQNALWCLNELVTNALLHVPDVMKYMSRLRNQSVFNFCAIPQVMAIATLARCYNNPKVFQGVVKIRKGEAVKMMINATNMENFRGIMRPFCEEIFSKMSQQDPSYSVTMEIVETIRQLTETKHNALTIQTTLSPLHVSCVLVVAAMTWQYWTQIHWIYEHYLDWH; via the exons ATGGATCTCATGCGTTCTGCGCTAGCGGGACACCCGGAAGAGATTTATTCGCTGCTGAAATTCAAGCTAGGAGGATGCGAAACAGTCCAGACGAAATGTCATTAC GACCAGATGTGCCCGAGCATGCGCACCTGTTATCAGTACCTGAACCAGACCAGCCGCAGTTTTGCCGCCGTCACTCAAGCTCTGGATGGTGACCTCAG AGATGCGGTGTGTATATTCTACCTGGTCCTGAGAGCCCTGGACACAGTAGAAGATGACATGACCATTCCACTGGACACCAAACTGGACATGCTGCATAATTTCTACACCTATCTACAGGACCCAGCATGGAGGTTCATGGACAGCAATGAGAAAGACAAAATGGTTCTCGAAGATTTCCCAACT ATTTCTCAGGAGTTCCGGAAGCTGAAGCCCCTGTACCAGGAAGTGATCTCTGATATCTGTAGAAGGATGGGGGCAGGCATGGCAGAGTTTGTACAGAGAAGTGATGTTGATACACTGGCAGACTGGGATAAG TACTGTCACTACGTTGCGGGACTGGTAGGCATCGGACTATCCAGACTGTTCTCTGGGTCAGAGTTCGAGGACCAGTTGGTGGGAGAAGATACAGACCTGGCCAACTCCATGGGTCTGTTTCTACAGAAAACTAACATCATCAGGGACTACTTGGAGGACCAGGTGGATGGGAGGGAGTTCTGGCCAAGACAG GTTTGGAGTAAATATGCCAAAAAGCTGTCTGACTTCAGACAATCTGAGATGTCCCAGAATGCCCTGTGGTGTCTGAATGAGCTGGTGACGAATGCCCTGCTACATGTGCCTGATGTAATGAAGTACATGTCAAGGCTACGTAACCAAAGTGTCTTCAACTTCTGCGCTATACCCCAG GTGATGGCCATAGCAACCTTGGCCCGTTGCTACAACAACCCCAAAGTGTTCCAGGGTGTTGTGAAGATCAGGAAGGGAGAGGCTGTGAAGATGATGATCAACGCAACAAACATGGAGAACTTTAGGGGCATCATGAGGCCCTTTTGTGAGGAG attttcagCAAGATGTCCCAGCAGGACCCATCCTATAGTGTCACCATGGAGATAGTGGAAACAATTCGACAGCTGACAGAGACAAAGCACAACGCCCTCACAATCCAGACCACCCTTTCACCCCTACATGTGTCATGTGTGCTGGTGGTAGCCGCTATGACATGGCAATACTGGACGCAGATACACTGGATATATGAACACTACCTGGACTGGCACTGA
- the LOC136423848 gene encoding squalene synthase-like isoform X2, protein MDLMRSALAGHPEEIYSLLKFKLGGCETVQTKCHYDQMCPSMRTCYQYLNQTSRSFAAVTQALDGDLRDAVCIFYLVLRALDTVEDDMTIPLDTKLDMLHNFYTYLQDPAWRFMDSNEKDKMVLEDFPTISQEFRKLKPLYQEVISDICRRMGAGMAEFVQRSDVDTLADWDKYCHYVAGLVGIGLSRLFSGSEFEDQLVGEDTDLANSMGLFLQKTNIIRDYLEDQVDGREFWPRQVWSKYAKKLSDFRQSEMSQNALWCLNELVTNALLHVPDVMKYMSRLRNQSVFNFCAIPQVMAIATLARCYNNPKVFQGVVKIRKGEAVKMMINATNMENFRGIMRPFCEEIFSKMSPQDPSYSVTMKIVSNYANYVPFIENR, encoded by the exons ATGGATCTCATGCGTTCTGCGCTAGCGGGACACCCGGAAGAGATTTATTCGCTGCTGAAATTCAAGCTAGGAGGATGCGAAACAGTCCAGACGAAATGTCATTAC GACCAGATGTGCCCGAGCATGCGCACCTGTTATCAGTACCTGAACCAGACCAGCCGCAGTTTTGCCGCCGTCACTCAAGCTCTGGATGGTGACCTCAG AGATGCGGTGTGTATATTCTACCTGGTCCTGAGAGCCCTGGACACAGTAGAAGATGACATGACCATTCCACTGGACACCAAACTGGACATGCTGCATAATTTCTACACCTATCTACAGGACCCAGCATGGAGGTTCATGGACAGCAATGAGAAAGACAAAATGGTTCTCGAAGATTTCCCAACT ATTTCTCAGGAGTTCCGGAAGCTGAAGCCCCTGTACCAGGAAGTGATCTCTGATATCTGTAGAAGGATGGGGGCAGGCATGGCAGAGTTTGTACAGAGAAGTGATGTTGATACACTGGCAGACTGGGATAAG TACTGTCACTACGTTGCGGGACTGGTAGGCATCGGACTATCCAGACTGTTCTCTGGGTCAGAGTTCGAGGACCAGTTGGTGGGAGAAGATACAGACCTGGCCAACTCCATGGGTCTGTTTCTACAGAAAACTAACATCATCAGGGACTACTTGGAGGACCAGGTGGATGGGAGGGAGTTCTGGCCAAGACAG GTTTGGAGTAAATATGCCAAAAAGCTGTCTGACTTCAGACAATCTGAGATGTCCCAGAATGCCCTGTGGTGTCTGAATGAGCTGGTGACGAATGCCCTGCTACATGTGCCTGATGTAATGAAGTACATGTCAAGGCTACGTAACCAAAGTGTCTTCAACTTCTGCGCTATACCCCAG GTGATGGCCATAGCAACCTTGGCCCGTTGCTACAACAACCCCAAAGTGTTCCAGGGTGTTGTGAAGATCAGGAAGGGAGAGGCTGTGAAGATGATGATCAACGCAACAAACATGGAGAACTTTAGGGGCATCATGAGGCCCTTTTGTGAGGAG ATTTTCAGCAAGATGTCCCCACAGGACCCATCCTACAGTGTCACCATGAAGATAGTGAGcaactatgcaaattatgtcccaTTTATTGAAAATAGGTGA
- the LOC136423870 gene encoding serine/threonine-protein kinase RIO3-like encodes MEGSGLAVLEPSPVAGPVPVPAPVPTTNAWTARKAASTSPWNTTGQAPTPCSLTDVMSEELAKELHEEEKGTFQKLAVGSGSDFLTAQTDDLDVSDDLLLAQMLQREFDLEHDQMLRMEERKVNGDSRVTISFENYRMVHPAETEDSSESDEDLEDAWDHDKPVTVPKRGYTGRGQNMVTKHDAKICGQKNSARMMQFPPDFHSGDSVGMVLPNHVYNSLKVHSYKEDHRSHRVHDKKEISTAEQAIDPKTRLLLYKLVNAEILECINGSISTGKEACVFHAFGGKMGDLLVPSECAIKVFKTTLNEFRTRDRYIKEDFRFKDRFSKLNPRKIIKLWAEKEMHNLNRMRRAGIPCPEVVLLRKHILVMSFIGQNQQPAKKLKDIKLSADQWQQAYAQCLDLMCRMYRDCHLIHADLSEYNMLWHNSQIWFIDVSQSVEPQHPHALEFLYRDCRNVCQFFSSKGVPNVPQPHELFNKVSEMDIQAGEDKDCLEQIQTYEKKEEYLSQGMSRENFAFDYFFERSKLKQERQKAKEAANSEDEEDET; translated from the exons ATGGAAGGTTCGGGTTTAGCGGTTCTAGAGCCTAGCCCGGTTGCAGGGCCCGTACCTGTTCCGGCGCCGGTTCCGACAACAAACGCCTGGACGGCCAGGAAAGCGGCGAGTACAAGTCCGTGGAACACTACTGGCCAAGCGCCGACGCCTTGCTCTCTCACGGATGTGATGAGCGAAGAACTGGCCAAGGAACTACACGAAGAAGAAAAGGGGACTTTCCAGAAGCTAGCTGTTGGCag TGGTTCAGACTTCCTGACTGCCCAAACAGATGACCTAGACGTCAGTGATGACCTTCTGCTAGCACAAATGTTACAGAGGGAGTTTGACCTTGAACATGACCAGATGCTGCGGATGGAAGAGAGGAAGGTCAACGGAGACAGCAGAG TGACCATCTCGTTTGAGAACTACCGCATGGTTCACCCTGCTGAGACAGAGGACAGCAGTGAGAGTGATGAAGACCTGGAGGATGCTTGGGACCACG ATAAACCTGTGACTGTACCCAAGCGAGGGTACACTGGCAGAGGACAAAACATGGTCACCAAACATGACGCCAAGATCTGTGGCCAGAAAAACTCAGCTAGGATGATGCAG TTTCCCCCAGACTTCCACAGTGGAGACAGTGTGGGAATGGTACTACCTAACCATGTCTACAACTCGCTGAAGGTCCACTCCTACAAAGAGGACCATCGAAGCCACAGGGTTCACGACAAGAAGGAAATCTCAACAGCT GAACAAGCTATTGACCCTAAGACTCGCCTCCTCCTGTACAAGTTGGTGAACGCTGAGATTCTGGAGTGCATCAATGGCAGCATCAGTACTGGAAAGGAAGCATGTGTTTTCCATGCCTTTGGTGGGAA AATGGGTGACCTACTGGTTCCCAGCGAATGCGCCATCAAAGTGTTCAAGACGACGCTAAACGAGTTCCGCACGCGTGACCGCTACATCAAGGAGGACTTCCGCTTCAAGGACCGCTTTAGCAAACTCAACCCTCGCAAAATCATCAAGTTGTGGGCCGAGAAGGAAATGCACAACCTCAACAG AATGCGCCGTGCCGGAATCCCGTGCCCTGAAGTTGTTCTTCTCAGGAAACACATCTTGGTCATGTCGTTCATCGGTCAGAATCAGCAGCCCGCCAAGAAACTCAAGGACATCAAGCTATCAGCAGACCAATGGCAACAGGCGTATGCACAGTGCTTGGAT CTGATGTGCAGAATGTACCGTGATTGTCACCTGATCCACGCGGATCTGAGCGAGTACAACATGCTGTGGCACAACAGTCAGATCTGGTTCATCGACGTCAGCCAATCAGTGGAGCCGCAGCACCCACACGCACTGGAGTTCTTATATAGGGACTGTCGCAACGTCTGCCAG TTCTTCAGCAGCAAGGGAGTACCTAACGTACCTCAGCCTCATGAACTCTTCAACAAGGTGTCTGAGATGGATATACAGGCTGGAGAGGACAAAGACTGTTTGGAACAG atCCAGACCTATGAGAAGAAGGAAGAGTACCTCAGTCAGGGCATGTCCCGAGAAAACTTTGCCTTTGACTATTTCTTTGAGCGCTCAAAACTCAAACAAGAAAGGCAAAAGGCAAAAGAAGCTGCCAACTCAGAAGACGAAGAGGATGAAACATAG